AGCGCGTATGCAACAATTAAAGCGGGATATCAGGTTGCACTAATGGCACCAACAGAGGTTTTAGCTTTGCAGCATTATAACGAATGTAAAAAATACTTTGATAATAAATTCAATGTAAGACTTCTAATTGGATCAACTCCAAAAAAAGAAAAGGAAATAATCTTAAAAGAGCTTGAACATGGACTTTGCAAAATGGTCATTGGAACCCATGCACTTATCCAAGATGATGTAAAATTTAAAAACCTTGGCTTGGCAATTACTGATGAACAGCACAGATTTGGAGTTATCCAAAGGGTAGAGCTTACAAAAAAAGGAAGTTCACCGAACATTCTTGTTATGACAGCAACTCCAATACCCAGAACTTTGAGTTTGGTTTTGTATGGAGACCTTGATATTTCTATTATTGACCAGCTACCTCCCGGCAGAAAAAAAATTTTGACATACGCTGTTGATGAGAGTTTTCGCCAGCGTGTGTACAATTTCATAAAGAAACAGTTAAATGAAGGAAGGCAGGTTTACTGGATATGTCCTCTGATTGAAGAGTCAGAAACTTTGAATGCAAAATCGGCGGTTGAATTTGCAAAATCTTTGAAAGAAGGATTTTTTAAAGACTACAATGTAGCTTGCTTACACGGAAAACTTTCTGTAAAAGAGAGAGACAAAATCTTAAATGATTTTAAAGATGGACACATTCATATATTAGTTTCAACTACAGTTGTCGAGGTTGGAATAAACGTTCCAAATGCCACAGTTATGGTGATTGAAAATGCTGAAAGATTTGGACTTGCCCAGCTGCATCAGCTTAGGGGGCGAGTTGGCAGAGGCGAGTACCAGTCGTACTGTATCTTGTTTAATCAAAGCGATTCAGAGATTGCCAAAAAAAGGATGATAGCTATAACAAGAAGTCAGAACGGGTTTGAAATTGCTGAAATGGACCTAAAACTTCGAGGACCTGGTGATTTATTTGGAACAAAACAACATGGTATCATGAACTTTAAAGTAGCCGATATCATAAATGATATGGATATTTTAAAGCAAGCAAGAATTGCTGCAGAAGAAACCATTAGACTTAATCTTGTTGATAATAAACTTTTAGAGAAAATCAATAAACAATTTTACAATAATATAGAAAATATTGGCCTTTAACCCTTTTCAAATATTTCTTGTTATAATTTTTTTAAAAGTGAGCATATTAATATAGTGAAAAAAGAAAAGTCTCAAACAAAAAAGGGGGTTGAAGGCCATGGCAAGAAATAGAAAGCTTGTTCCGGAAGCAACTAAGGCTCTTGACCAATTAAAGGCAGAGGTAGCAAGCTCAATTGGTGTTCAGTTGAAACCAGGTTACAACGGTGATTTGACAGCAAAACAGGCAGGTTCAATTGGTGGTTATATGGTAAAGAGAATGATTCAGGATTATGAAAATAGAGCAGCAGGCAAATAACCCCGCGAGGTGTTTAAAATTTACCAACAACGAAGGGACTTTTTGAGTCTCTTCGTTGTTGTTTTTTTAGAGGGATTTTTATATAATCAATATATAAACAAATTGTAAGAAGTTGCTTAAAAAATGAGGGTTATAAGTGGTCAGCAAAAAGGTAGAAAATTAAAAAGTGCAAATATTGAAGGGTTAAGACCCACATCAGATAGAGTAAAAGAAGCTATTTTTAATATGATAGCACCTTTTTTGAATAAAAACCTTATTGTAGCTGATTTTTTTGCAGGGACGGGAAATGTAGGGATTGAGTTTTTGTCAAGAGGTGTCAGAGAAGTTACATTTGTTGAAAAAGATGTGAGGTGCATTAATCTAATAAAGGAAAACCTTAAAAATTTGGATTTGTTGAAAAGGGCAAGGATAATAAAAGGTGATGTAATAAGATTTTTAAAGTCTAAAAACTGTCCAGTATTTGATATTATCTTTTTAGACCCGCCGTACAAGTCTGGTTATGCAAAAGAGTGTATTTCTGAAATAATAGAAAATAACAGAATAAGTGAAAATGGTCTTATAATTGTTGAATCTAATTTAGAGTTTCGATATGAAGATGAAAACCTTTCTATTTTGAGAGAGAGAGAATATGGTGATACTAAAATTACAATTTTCTGTTTTGGGGGTAAAAGAAGTTGAAAATAGGAGTATATCCAGGAAGTTTTGACCCTGTTACAAATGGTCATCTTGATATAATTGAAAGGGCTTC
The sequence above is drawn from the Caldicellulosiruptor bescii DSM 6725 genome and encodes:
- the recG gene encoding ATP-dependent DNA helicase RecG, which encodes MNVLEKDIRFLKGVGENREKLFKKLGIKKAEDLLWHIPRKYLDYSRLKKIRELCDGEIESFVAKVAGKPVEIETRSVKIIKIPVEDSTGVVTTVWFNQDYIKNVLKEGEVFCFSGKIERKGFYIEVKNPEFEKYDQHLIHTGRIVPVYNSTEGLSQKVIRNIVNNLLQQVDGMLIDIIPPYIRQKYNLSEINFAIKNIHFPENKLSLELARKRLVFEEFYLLQLSLLLLKENIEKNEGIKIENVQSSLKEFEKLLPFELTEAQKRVLAEIAQDLESTKQMNRLIQGDVGCGKTVVALASAYATIKAGYQVALMAPTEVLALQHYNECKKYFDNKFNVRLLIGSTPKKEKEIILKELEHGLCKMVIGTHALIQDDVKFKNLGLAITDEQHRFGVIQRVELTKKGSSPNILVMTATPIPRTLSLVLYGDLDISIIDQLPPGRKKILTYAVDESFRQRVYNFIKKQLNEGRQVYWICPLIEESETLNAKSAVEFAKSLKEGFFKDYNVACLHGKLSVKERDKILNDFKDGHIHILVSTTVVEVGINVPNATVMVIENAERFGLAQLHQLRGRVGRGEYQSYCILFNQSDSEIAKKRMIAITRSQNGFEIAEMDLKLRGPGDLFGTKQHGIMNFKVADIINDMDILKQARIAAEETIRLNLVDNKLLEKINKQFYNNIENIGL
- the rsmD gene encoding 16S rRNA (guanine(966)-N(2))-methyltransferase RsmD; translation: MRVISGQQKGRKLKSANIEGLRPTSDRVKEAIFNMIAPFLNKNLIVADFFAGTGNVGIEFLSRGVREVTFVEKDVRCINLIKENLKNLDLLKRARIIKGDVIRFLKSKNCPVFDIIFLDPPYKSGYAKECISEIIENNRISENGLIIVESNLEFRYEDENLSILREREYGDTKITIFCFGGKRS
- a CDS encoding alpha/beta-type small acid-soluble spore protein; amino-acid sequence: MARNRKLVPEATKALDQLKAEVASSIGVQLKPGYNGDLTAKQAGSIGGYMVKRMIQDYENRAAGK